A single window of Eucalyptus grandis isolate ANBG69807.140 chromosome 1, ASM1654582v1, whole genome shotgun sequence DNA harbors:
- the LOC104436095 gene encoding ubiquitin carboxyl-terminal hydrolase 23, translated as MAVSEPERRDLLAPFGPSPSPALFQRRIEFHPARKQFAGYGSGGCGGGGGDFKIETLNPGASRERLRLAPGGKKGDGLELAESWLDPELGVGASVQRIGAGLENLGNTCFLNSVLQCLTYTEPLAAYLQSGKHQNSCRINGFCALCAIQKHVSRALKSTGESLAPKDLVSNLRCISRNFRNARQEDAHEYMVNLLESMHKCCLPSGVPTESPRAYDKSLVHKIFGGRLRSQVKCMQCSYCSNTFDPFLDLSLEIAKADSVVKALKHFTAAEQLDGGERQYQCQQCKQKVRAIKQLTVHKAPYVLTVHLKRFHDPTQKINKSVFFDTALDLKPFVSGSYEGDLKYTLYGVLVHHGWSTHSGHYYCYVRTSTNMWYSLDDNEVHQVSESKVLQQKAYMLFYVRNRSNTAARKLAAVAHKDMKKNVNVPRVPFISNQCAKGPVKLEQMKSGINSTTSSTTLIAKDAVNISSSTKISLKESSVKENLGPTQAEYPVKKDSVLDSVVKNSSSKVSVKGLALPKDNLASVSTTCISSNDNPEYASLSAPVHEISRCNNGNSKKELTISVSESPASTASLKTAPKKLLQDEFSQKINAISSLGVTTANSCDDSADKSFEKVGPERSPEKSTCDKSQNIPCERIAVAASEKTDKTGQGFKSDVAVNFSVASATSNEMACLETLHSKRHKKFKRHLKYQFASLHLGPNILLRASLRPRKKHKKNKHRRLVAKNLNGKQLNKDLIASDFGPSTSETTEAVSVSSKRRGSKLPSKERVGDTHSRMTASSNGDSLMGVMDGAVRDRTIQSDAVLATGSSLKKSITSQSSANLGKSREYESLEDSKRDTMQNGLMSMLTRGLEETLVAHWDGIEFSPSPTAESNSAENTSIGYVLDEWDEEYDRGKRKKVRQAKIDFGGPNYFQKIASEKINLKKTKLDKASSGSLPFRI; from the exons ATGGCGGTGTCCGAGCCCGAGCGCAGGGATCTCCTCGCGCCGTTCGGGCCTTCTCCGTCCCCGGCGCTGTTCCAGAGGAGGATCGAGTTCCACCCCGCCAGGAAGCAGTTCGCCGGATACGGgagcggcggctgcggcggcggcggtggggacTTCAAGATCGAGACGCTGAACCCGGGC GCTAGCCGGGAGCGGCTCCGGCTGGCCCCGGGGGGGAAGAAGGGGGACGGATTGGAGCTCGCGGAGAGCTGGTTGGATCCGGAGCTCGGTGTCGGAGCTTCTGTACAAAGAATT GGTGCTGGCTTGGAAAATCTGGGAAACACTTGTTTTCTTAATTCCGTGTTGCAGTGTCTGACGTACACGGAGCCCTTGGCGGCTTACTTGCAAAGTGGCAAGCATCAAAATTCTT GTCGGATAAATGGTTTTTGTGCCTTATGTGCTATTCAAAAGCACGTCAGTCGTGCTTTGAAATCAACTGGTGAAAGTTTGGCGCCGAAGGATCTCGTCTCGAACTTGCGGT GCATATCTCGGAATTTCCGAAATGCTAGACAGGAGGATGCACATGAATACATGGTGAACTTATTGGAATCTATGCATAAATGCTGCTTACCTTCTGGAGTGCCAACCGAATCCCCCCGTGCTTATGATAAGAGTTTGGTGCACAAAATTTTTGGTGGTCGTCTACGAAGTCAG GTGAAGTGCATGCAGTGTTCCTACTGTTCCAACACTTTCGATCCATTCTTGGATTTAAGTCTTGAAATAGCCAAGGCAGATTCTGTGGTGAAAGCTCTTAAACATTTTACGGCAGCAGAGCAACTAGATGGAGGGGAGAGGCAGTACCAGTGTCAACAGTGCAAGCAGAAAGTCAGGGCTATTAAGCAGCTTACAGTTCACAAGGCTCCTTATGTTCTAACAGTTCATCTTAAGCGGTTTCATGATCCTACACAAAAGATTAACAAGAGTGTCTTTTTTGATACTGCACTGGATTTGAAACCTTTTGTCAGTGGTTCCTAT GAAGGAGATTTGAAGTACACTCTTTATGGGGTTTTGGTCCATCATGGCTGGAGCACCCATTCTGGCCATTATTATTGCTATGTCCGCACATCAACTAATATGTGGTACTCCCTTGATGACAATGAG GTTCACCAAGTGAGCGAGTCAAAGGTTTTGCAGCAGAAGGCCTATATGTTGTTTTATGTCCGAAATAGAAGCAATACAGCAGCAAGAAAACTGGCTGCTGTTGCTCACAAGGACATGAAAAAGAATGTCAATGTACCTAGGGTGCCTTTCATCTCCAACCAGTGCGCAAAAGGACCTGTAAAATTAGAGCAGATGAAGAGTGGCATCAATTCAACTACCTCTTCTACCACCCTCATTGCGAAAGATGCAGTAAATATTAGTTCATCAACTAAGATCAGTTTGAAGGAATCATCAGTCAAGGAAAACCTTGGTCCAACGCAGGCAGAGTATCCAGTTAAGAAGGACTCTGTTTTGGATTCTGTTGTGAAGAATTCGTCATCAAAGGTTTCTGTGAAGGGACTTGCTCTTCCAAAAGATAATTTGGCATCTGTCAGCACTACGTGCATTAGTTCTAATGATAATCCGGAATATGCTTCTCTCTCTGCACCTGTTCATGAAATTTCTCGGTGCAATAATGGAAATTCTAAGAAAGAATTGACAATTTCAGTTTCTGAATCTCCTGCCAGCACTGCATCGTTGAAAACTGCTCCTAAAAAGCTTCTCCAGgatgaattttctcaaaag ATAAATGCTATCTCAAGTCTCGGTGTTACGACTGCAAATTCATGCGATGATTCTGCTGACAAGTCTTTTGAGAAAGTTGGACCTGAAAGATCACCAGAGAAATCAACCTGTGATAAAAGCCAGAACATTCCTTGTGAACGCATTGCTGTGGCAGCAAGTGAGAAGACTGATAAAACTGGCCAAGGATTTAAATCTGACGTGGCTGTTAACTTTTCCGTTGCATCAGCCACATCAAATGAAATGGCATGTTTGGAAACACTCCATAGCAAGcgacataaaaaatttaaaaggcaTCTAAAGTATCAGTTCGCAAGCCTTCATTTAGGCCCCAACATACTTTTGCGTGCATCACTGCGTCCACGTAAGAAGCACAAAAAGAACAAGCATCGCAGATTAGTTGCGAAGAATCTCAATGGAAAACAGCTAAATAAGGATCTTATTGCTTCGGATTTTGGACCATCAACATCAGAGACAACAGAGGCTGTTTCTGTTTCTTCAAAGAGGAGAGGGTCTAAATTGCCTTCCAAGGAAAGAGTTGGTGACACTCATTCAAGGATGACCGCGAGTTCTAATGGCGACTCCTTGATGGGTGTGATGGATGGTGCAGTTAGAGACAGGACAATTCAGAGTGATGCTGTTCTCGCAACTGGTTCTTCGCTGAAAAAGAGCATAACCTCTCAGTCATCAGCAAACCTGGGTAAAAGTAGAGAATATGAGAGTCTAGAAGACTCTAAGAGGGACACAATGCAAAATGGTTTGATGAGTATGCTTACGCGAGGATTGGAAGAGACATTAG TTGCGCATTGGGACGGGATAGAGTTTTCTCCCTCTCCAACAGCAGAATCAAATAGTGCAGAGAACACCAGCATTGGTTATGTGCTGGATGAATG GGATGAAGAATATGATCggggaaagaggaaaaaggtgAGGCAAGCTAAGATTGATTTTGGTGGCCCAAattatttccagaaaatcgCATCGGAGAAAATAAATCTGAAGAAGACAAAACTTGATAAGGCTAGCTCTGGGAGTTTGCCATTCAGGATATAA